The DNA window CTCGGTTTCAACTTTTTTATTCCCATTGGGCTGATGAGTTTTCAGCTCTCAAACGGTAATGAATTCGGAAATCCATTTAAATTCAATGATATAAAAATCCACTGGGGAATCCTGAGTAGGTTTTAAAGAGAAAAGAAGCGGGAAGCATGAAGTTACCGTTTTTAATAATTACCTATCATTAAACAGTTAATAGAATGCGTTTCAGCTGTTTTAAAAATCTCAAAAACTTCCGCCCCAACTCATTATAATAAAGCAAAAACACCTATACAAAAGACATTTTCCACTTTACCATTTTGTTAATTAATTCTGTTAAAAAATATTTAAATCGTATTTTTATTTTAATATGTCCTTAAAATTTAGGTAACAATGTCCCGCTAAATTTGCCTTCAAAAAAATGAAGAGAACTTTAGCTACTTTTGCCGTTTTTTTGCTACCCCTTTATTTTACCGCTCAGGAAATTAATATTTCCGGAAATGTAAAGTCAGAAAACGGCTCGAGTGTATCCGGTGTAAATATCACCGACAAAAACACAGGTAAGACAGCAACCACAGATGAAAATGGAAATTTCACTATTTCGGCCAACCCAAGAGACATTCTTGAATTTCTTTCACCTGAATTTTCTGTTTACACTGTGGAGGTTTCTTCAAAAAGGCAGTATTCTGTTGTCTTAAAGAAAACGAATGAAAAGCAGATTGAAGGCGTTGTGATTACCGCTTTAGGGATTGCTAAAAAGAAGGAGAAAATCGGATATTCTACACAGGAAGTAGGAACCAAACAATTTGAAACCATTACCACCCCAAGCATCGGAAACCTTTTCTCCGGGCAGGTGTCTGGCCTTAGTGTTTCTAATCCAACGGGAATGCAGCAGGCTCCACAATTTACCTTAAGAGGAAACTCGAATTTGGTTTTTGTAATTGACGGGGTTATTGTAGAAAAAGAAGTTTTCCAAAATCTTGATCCAAACAATATTGAAAATATCAACGTCTTAAAAGGAGCTACAGCTTCTGCACTATACGGTTCAAGAGGAAGATACGGAGCAATTCTGATCACCACAAAAAGTGCTAAAAAGAAAGGTTTCTCAGTAGAATTCTCCCAAAACACAATGATTACAGGAGGCTTTACCAATCTTCCGAAAACACAAACCGAATACGGAAACGGTTCTCATGGAAAGTATGAATTCTGGGACGGAGCTGATGGTGGAGTAAATGACGGAGATATGATCTGGGGTCCAAAATTTGTTCCGGGCTTACAAATCGCCCAATGGAACAGCCCGATAAGAGATAAGGTAACCGGACAGGTTATTCCATGGTATGGTGCTGTATCTGGATCTCAGTATAATGATAAGTCCAGATATGAAAGGGTTCCTATTGACTGGAAATACCATGATAACTTAAGTACTTTCTTAAAGCCTGCAGTCATCAATAACAACAATTTTGCGATCAGCTATAGAAACGATAAAGATATCTACAGATTATCGGGGAATTTCATGAACTACGATGACAGGGTTCCTAATTCTTATTTACAGAAATATGGAGTGAATTTCTCTTCTGAAAATCATTTTGGAGATAAATTCGTTTTTGATACCAAATTCAATTTTAATCAGGCATTTACTCCTAATATTCCCAACTACGATTACAACCCCAGCGGTCACATGTATACCATCCTGATTTGGATGGGAGGTGATGTGGACGGAAAGGCTTTGAAAAATCATATGTGGATTCCTGGACAGGAAGGAAGACAACAAGCCAACTGGAATTATGCGTGGTACAACAACCCTTGGTTCGGAGCAGAATATTATAAAAATCAGAACAGAACCGACATTATCAATGCCCAAACCGGTTTAGAATATAAAGCAACAAAGGATTTTTCGGTAAAAGGAAAAATATCAATCGTTGAAAATCATAGCAAAACAGAAATATTAAGTCCTTATTCTTATTTCAATTACAGTGCGCCAAGAAGCGGAGGGTATATTGTGAAAGATGAAAAAACCTGGAACCTCAACTATGATGTATTGGCTACTTACAAGAAAAAAATATCAGAAAATTTTGATTTTACCATCAATGCCGGAGCTTCCACTTTTTATTATAAAAACAATAAGGATGAAAGATCTACCGATGGATTAAAAGTTCCTGAAGTGTACTCTTTCGAGAACTCAATTGGGGCTCTTAAAAATTACACCTATTTAAAGGAAAAATTAATTTACAGTGCCTACTCAACCATTGACATCGGATTGTATAATGCTTTTTTCATCAATATTTCAGGACGTAACGACTGGTCTTCTACCCTACCAAAAGCAAACAGATCTTACTTCTATCCCTCAGCATCCATCAGTGCTGTGATTTCCAATCTGGTAAAAATGCCGGAAGCTGTTAATATGTTAAAAGTTTCTGCTTCATGGGCAAAGGTGGCTTATGATTTCCAGCCTTATTCGACCAGAAATTATTATTTAAACAATAAAGGAATTACTTTCAATGGTAATCCAACCTATTATTATCCTACCACACTTAACATAGAAAATTCTTTAAAACCTGAGCAAACAAAGTCTTACGAATTAGGCTTAAGCGCAGGATTCTTAAACAACAGAATTACTTTTGATGCCACGTACTTCAGAACATTAGATTATAATAATATTCTGCAGTTTCCAAGCGCTGAATCATCGGGATTCACTTCTCAGTACGTAAACGGTAATGAGTATACTACAAAAGGATTTGAACTTTCCCTTGGTTTGGTTCCGGTAAAAACTTCTGATTTTACATGGAAAGCGTTAATCAACTGGAGCACCTATGAACAAAAACTGACTTCCATTTATGATAATATGCCAAACTATAACAACATCAAGTTGGGTGAAAGAATGGACAGCTACTATGATTACCAATGGCAAAAATCTCCGGACGGAAAAGTAATTCTGGACGCCAAATCAGGAATGCCGACAAGAGCAAATAATCAAACCAACTTAGGCCACTTTAACCCGGACTGGACTTTTGGAATCAACAACTCGTTCAAGTATAAAAAATTCACTTTAAATATCGGAATCGACGGAAGCATCGGTGGTGTCATGAGATCTCAGGTAGTGGAAAAAATGTGGTGGGGAGGAAAGCATCCGAATTCTGTAGCCTACAGAGATCTTGAATATGCTAACCCGGGAACTTATTATTTCGTACCGGACGGTGTAAACTATAATCCGGCAACCGGTCTTTACACACCGCATACCAAAGCCATAAGCTTCCAGGATTGGGCACAGAACTATCCTTACCAGGCCAGAGTAACAGAAAGCGAGAGCGAAGAATTTGCGAATGTTTTTGACAGAACTTTCGTCAAGTTAAGATCTGTAGTATTGGAATATGATTTCTCTTACCTTCTTAATCCTAAAGGAATAGTCAAAAGCTTCACAGCTAATATTTCTGCCTATAATCTGGCAATGTGGAAAAAATCCAAGAACCTTTATTCTGATCCTGATTTCCAGATTAGATCCGGAAGAACGGGTGATGTTACCAATGACATTCAGGATCCTTCAAGCAGATGGTTCGGAATCGGATTTAATCTTAAGTTTTAATTTAAAGTCGACATTACAATGAAAAATAACATATTCAATATGAAAGGATCAGGAAGTAAAAAAACAAAAAGATTGCTAACAGCAGTGTTCTCTGCAGGAATACTAGCAATGACTTCATGTGAATCCAGCCTTGATACAATCAATGAAAACCCAAATGATCAGGCAAGTATCGATCCTAAATATCTTCTGACCTTTGTTGCAAAAGATGCCTTTCAGGTGAATGGCGACAATATGTATGCTTCAAGGATGATGATTGGTACGGATGGTGAAAATACATACCAATATATGAAATGGAATGATGCTTCCTTTGAAGTCTACACAAAAGGACTTTTGAATACTGTAAAAATGATGCAGGAAGCTGAAAAAAGAAAGAATAAAAACTATCTAGCCATCGGAAAATTTTTCAGAGCGTATCACTTCTTTAATATCAGTTTAAAAGTAGGAAGCGCTCCTTATTCCGAAGCTGTGAAAGGCGAATCCGGAATTACGCAGGCTAAGTATGACAGTCAGGACGCTATTATGGCCGGAATTTTATCAGAATTAAAAGAGGCCAATGATCTTATTAATACCACTGATACAATTGAGGGTGATATTATCTTCAATGGAGATGCCTCAAAATGGAAAAAGCTGATCAACTCTTTCCGTTTGAAAATCTTAATTACACTTTCTAAAAAAACTACAGTAGGAAGTTATACCATTGCAACGGAATTTGCTTCTATTGCAGGAAGCCAGCCGATAATGACCTCCATTACAGACAACGGTGAACTTAAATTCGTAGATGCAGCAGACAGCAGATATACGATGTTCAATAATAGTGGATACGGATCCAGCTTATATATGGCGGATTATTTTATCAATCTATTCAAAGACAGACATGATCCAAGGTTATTTACTTTTGCATCCCAGACTACGGGAGCAAAGGAAGCCGGAAAAGCGATTACGGATTTCACAGCATACAACGGAGGAAATCCTACATCTCCATATTCTGATAATGCTGATTTGATTAAGGCAAAAAATATTTCTAAAGTTAACGATCGTTTCTATAAAGATCCGACCAACGAGCCTTCTTCTGTTTTAAGTTACCCGGAATTAGAGTTTATTTTAGCAGAAGCTACTGCCAGAGGCTGGATTTCAGGTTCTGCAAAAACGCATTACGATAACGGAATCAAAGGTAGTTTTACTTTTTATCAGACTTATGTAAAAAATCCGGGACAATATTTCACAGGCTTTGACGTAAATCAGTACCTGGCAACTCCTTTGGTGGTTTATGATAATTCAGCTCCTTTGCAAACACAACTGGAGAAAATTATGACCCAAAAATACATGACCATGTTCCACCAGTCACAATGGACTTCTTATTATGATTATTTAAGAACAGGATATCCTAATTATCCGTTGAAAGCGGGGGTTCCTGCTCCATTCAGATTCAGATATCCACAATCGGAATATAATTATAACAGCAACAACCTGAAAGCAGCACTTGCCACTCAATACGGAGGAAATGATAATATTAACTCCAAACCTTGGTGGTTGCAATAAAAAACTGATTATTTTTATTTAAAAACAAAGAAATCGCAGGAAAATCCTATTAACTTGCGGTTTCTTTCTTATTACGATTGAACATGAACAGAAGAGAATTTTTAGAAAAATCAAGTCTTTTATTAGCAGGATTAGGAACTTCAAGTGTTCTTCATCCTTCTATTTTAAAGGCTTTAGCTATTGAACCGGCTGCGTTATCGACTTTTTATGATGCAGAACATGTGGTTATTCTGATGCAGGAAAACCGTTCATTTGATCATGCTTTCGGTACTCTTAAAGGGGTTCGTGGCTTTTTAGACAAAAGAGCATTTGTAAAACAGGACAACCACTCCGTTTTCTTCCAAAAAGGGAATAACGGAAAATACGCTTCTCCGGCCCGATTGGATCTCAGAAATACCAAAGCAACCTGGATGAGCTCACTTCCCCACTCATGGGACAATCAGCAGAAAGCCTTAAATAAAGGTAAATATGACCAATGGCTTCAGGCAAAGGCTTCCGGAAATAAAGATTATAAAGACATTCCTTTGACTTTGGGCTATTATGACCGTGAAGACCTTCCTTTTTATTATCAGCTGGCAGATGCTTTTACCATATTTGATCAATATTTTTGTTCTTCACTGACAGGAACAACTCCCAACAGGTTATTTCATTGGACTGGAACATTAAGGGAACAGCAAAACGGAAAGGTAAAAGCCAATGTCTACAATGACAATATTGATTATGATAAAGCCCGACAGGCAAAATGGAAAAGTTTCCCGGAAATTTTAGAAGAACAGCAGGTTTCGTGGCGTATTTATCAAAATGAAATCAGTCTTCCGAAAGGAATGTCCGGAGAGCAGGAAGCCTGGTTGAGCAATTTTACCGATAACCCGATTGAATGGTTCTCAAAGTATAATGTCAAGTTTTCAAAAGGATACTATCAGAATATCCCGAATATCATTGCCTATCTGAAACAGGAAATCACAAAAAATCCGGATCGAAAAGAAAGATTGGAAGCCATGATTTCCGAGTTAAAGGAAGATCAGGTAAAATATCACCCGGATAATTATTCAAAACTTTCTCAGGAAGAGAAAAGCCTTCACGAAAAAGCTTTTACGACCAACTCCAATGATCCTGATTATTGGAATCTTGAAATCGGTAAAGATGAAAACGGAGAACGACTGGTAGTTCCTAAAAGCGATGTCTTATTCCAGTTCAGAAAAGATGTGGAAGAAAAGAAGCTTCCATTGGTATCCTGGCTGGTAGCGCCGGAACATTTTTCGGATCATCCCGGATCTCCATGGTATGGGGCATGGTATATTTCAGAGGTATTGAATATTCTGACCAAAGATCCTGAAATGTGGAAAAAAACCATCTTTATTATTAATTATGATGAAAATGATGGCTATTTTGATCACGTACTTCCTTTTGCTCCCCCGATGAATCCTAGCCAGCCTGTAGATCTGAACGGAAAAGAGGGTGTAGAATATGTTGATCAATCTCAGCAATATATGTCTGATCCGTCATTAAAAGATTATGAAAAAATTGAAGGAACAGTCGGCCTGGGCTACAGAGTTCCCATGATCATAGCCTCACCATGGACGAAAGGAGGTTTTGTGAATTCGGAAGTGTCGGATCATACTTCAGTATTGCAGTTTCTTGAGAAATTTATCACGAAAAAATTCAACAAAAATGTTCATGTAGATAATATCAGCGATTGGAGAAGAGCGATTTGCGGAGACCTCACCTCTGCCTTTAATTCTCCGAATGTAAAAGCTCCAAAGATGGATTATTTAAATCAAAAAGATTTTGCTAAAACCATTAATGCAGCTAAAAATAAACCGGTACCCAATCTGAAATGGTACACAGAAAATGAACTGAATAATCAACTTCTGGATATTCAGGAAAGGGGGATAAAACCGTCCAATCCGCTTCCTTATGATTTCCATGTCAATATGCTGGAAGGAAAGATCAGAATGACGAATTTAAAAGATAATGGCGTTCCGTTGTTGGTTTATGACAGAACGAAGTTTAATAATGGCCGTTATCATTTCTCTTATGCCTTATATGCAAAGCAGGACCTGTCACATGTTGTAGATGCCGGAGCATACGATTATGAAGTTTTTGGGCCGAACGGTTTTTTCAGAAAATTTGCAGGAACTGCAAGCCCGGAATTGGAAGTTGTACTAATCAATAATGCCTCTAAAAATCAGGTTGAATTAATTTTCAACAACAGCAAAAACAGCAAGATCTCTATCAGCATAGAAAACCTGTATGAAAAAACAAAAAAAACAGTTTCTCTACCTAAACAGGAAGAAAAAATAGCTGTTGATCTCAGCAAAAATAAGGGCTGGTATGATTTAAAAATAACGTATGAAAGCCATATCTGGCATTTTGCCGGAAGAATAGAAACCGGAAAAATCTCTGTTTCGGATCCTCACTGGGCTTAGAACAAATTAAATAACTCACAAACTGATCCTGTACAAATTGTACAGGATTTTCTTTTATAGAAAGGAAAATTCGCTTTATTATTTATCAATCATATTCAAATATAAAGTGTATATTTTTAACAATATAAAAAATATATGATATTTTTTTCATAGTATATCGAATTTTGTTATATTCACTTAACTAATCTTCAGCATCATGAAAAAATTAAACTTAACGATTGCATTGTCATTATTTGCAGTTGCAGTATCCGGAAATCTAAGCGCACAAGATACGAATACTGATAACCACACAATCACGATTTCCATCCCGGAAGTTGCACTGGTAGATATTGAGCCTGCCGCTACAAAAAATATAACCCTTGGATTTACAGCTCCAACTGAAGCAGGAAACCCGGTGGTAGCAAGTGCTGCCAATACTACACTTTGGTTGAACTACTCTTCCATCAAATCTGTTGCAGATCCTACCCGTAATGTAACGGTAAAGATGAATGCTATTATTCCCGGAGTTGATATTCACGTAACGGCTGCTGCAGCAACCGGTTCCGGAGGGGGTACTTTAGGAACATCTGCGGGACTTTTAACATTAAGTGCAGCTGATCAGACTATTATTTCAGGTATCGGAAGTGCTTACACAGGAAATGGTGCCAACAACGGACATAATCTTACGTACGCACTTGCTGCCGGAAGTGGTCCCGGAGGAGTTGCAGCTTATGCTGATTTACAGGCAACAGCTACTACTGTAGCAACAGTTACCTACACCATATCAGATAACTAGAAGAAATTTACCTTAAAAACCGAGCGAGAAGAAATTGTTTATCAGTTTCTTCCGGGTTTTTATTACCATTTGATTTAATTAAACTTTACATGATTATGATGAAGCGTGTCCTTATTTTGATCTCCCTGATTTTGCAGTTTTGCTTTTTACATGCCGGTATTGTGGTGCTCAATGGTCTTACGCATTCCTATAAAGTAGAAAACGGAAAAGTTTACAAAGGAAAAATTTCCATCGAAAATACGGGTAGCAATCCTCAAAATGTGAAAATATTTTTACAGGACTTTACCTATAATGCCAATGGAACAACCAGTTATACAAACCTTCATACCAATAACAGGACTAATGGGGACTGGATCAAACTCAATACGAATCTTGTCACTTTAAAGGGGAAAGAGAAATCGGAGATACTTTATGAAATTACAGTACCTGATAAGGCTGTAGATCCGGGAAGCTACTGGAGTGTGGTTATCGTGGAACCTGTAGAAGATATAAAGCCAAGCGATAAGAAAGCAGGTGTAAATATCACCTCTGTTATCCGGTATGCCATTCAGGTAATTACCGATTACGATTCAGAAAAAGCCAAACCTGATCTTAAGTTTGAGGGTGTGAAAGTCGAGAAACAGGACCAGAACCAGTTGGTAAAGATTGCTATTGCCAACCAGGGAAACCTATATTGCAGACCTACTGCTTCCATTGAAATCTATAATCGCAAAACAGGTGAAAAAATAGGAAATTTTTCCAGCCTGCCCATGGGTTTGTTGCCTCAGACATCCAAATCATTTGATATTGATATCAGCAAGGTGCCGCCCGGCCCCTATAAAGCTGTAATCATAACAACGGATGAGGATGAAAATGCTTTTGCCCTTAATGTGGAACTAGAAGTAAAAAATGATTAAAACCTGGACTATATATATAATCCTCTTCTTATTTCCGGTATTTGCTTTTTCTCAACAACAGTTGGTTAGTAAAAAGGATAGTTTAATGCCGGGAATGTCTACTTCTATTTCTTTTGCTTTAGAAAATACTACCGATGAAAACAAAACATATGATATTTCCATCAGTAGTTCAAGTCCGTATATCATTCCGATTTTAGCGAAGGGAGAATTTAAGCTGGATGCTCACCAAAGTACAGCTTATCTTGTTCCGTTTCGTATCGCTGCTGAAGCGGCTCAAGGTTCCTATTCCATCACATTAAAAGGGACTGAAAAAAATACAGGAATACAGATTACCAAAACCTCTCAGATTTCTGTTATTGGAAACAGGAAATTGTCCATTATTGTGCTGGACTCTCCTGAGTACGTAAGAGCCGGAGAAATCATTCGCTCTTCTTTTCTTCTGAAAAATAATGGAAATATTACAGAAAATCTTATTCTCCAAAGCAAGAATGCTGTGGTTGATCATGACGCTTCAATAACTTTAGCTCCTAATGAATCCAAGATAATATCTATCCACAAGGTAACGAATCCTGATCTTGGCCAGAATGAGTTTCAAAACCTAAATCTTTCGGTAAGCTCTAACGAAAACCCTAAGGAAGACCAAAATGTTTATGCCAGTGTCCAGATTATCTCTGTGAAACCGCAGGATAATGATATCTATCACAGACTTCCCATTGCTGCCTCATTGTCTTTTGTTGGCATGAAGAATATGGGAGAGTATCATGATGGTTTTCAGGGGGAACTTTATGGTAAGGGAACTCTGGATAAAGAAAATAAAAACCAGATTGAGTTCAGAGCGGTGACCCACAATCCTGTAGAGCTTAATACTTTTACTCAATATGAAGAATATTTTGTGAATTATAGAAGAGATAACCTCTTTATTCATCTTGGTGATAAAACTTATTCATCTTCTTACCTTACAGAGTTTGCAAGGTATGGCCGCGGCGCTGAGGTCCGGTATGACTTTAATAAAATAAGTCTGGGTGGTTTTTATAATCATCCCCGTTTTTTCAGGGATATTAAGGATGAATTTAATTTTTATTCAGCATTTAAAATCAGAAAAGAATCGGAAATTTCGGTGGGATATCTTTATAAGATGCCCAGAAAGGAAGAAGCCAATTTTGGAAGTATGAAATTAGACTCTGAGGCACACCTTCCCTATGCAAAAGGAAAGTTTAAGATTTCGAGAAATATTAATCTTTCGGGAGAATTCGCTTACAGTACAACAGAAAAAACAGAAGGAACAGCTTATATGGCTCAGGCTGAAGTGAATTTCAACAGGCTCAACGGGAATATCATGTACATGAAGGCAAGTCCTCAATTTGCAGGATATTTTACCAATACAAGTACATTCAGCGGAAATATCCAGTACAGAATATCTAAAAAGATCACAGTTCTGGCCAACTATATGCAGGATGCCCAGAATTTCCAGAGAGATACTTTATTTCTGGCCGCTCCCTACAGAAAATATTTTCATTACGGAATTCAGTACAAATATATGACAAGCGGATCCGTCATTCTTACAAACGGGTTTCAAAAATACCAGGATCGCCTGGAGCCTAAACAATTTGATTACTATGAACGTTTTTTCAGAGTTAGCGTAGATCAGCATATCGGAATATTCCAGGTTAATCTGGAAGGACAGTTTGGAAAAACGGATAATTACCTGACGGGATTTAATGGAAATTCAAGTTTATATTCGGCTAATGTATCATTTGAAAAATTCAGAACATCGTTTAGCATCTTTGGAAGCTATGCCATTACTTCGAGGTATCAATTGCAGAATCAAAAACAACTGTATTACGGAGCAAGAGTTTTCAGTCGTTTCTCTGATAAGACAAGCCTGAGTATTTTTTATCAGAACAATTATATTCCGGAAGAATATTTTAAGGACAGAAACTTATTTGAGCTTTTGTTTCATCAGCAGCTATTTCCGGGAAATGAACTTGACCTTTCGGGCAGATACTCATTACAACGGGGACAGATAGGAGATAAAGATTTTATATTTTCATTGAGATATACCTGGCGTCCTAATATTCCGGTGCAGAAAACAGCAGAATATACTTCTCTATCCGGCAATATCAGTAACCTTGGAATCAAAAGAACGGAAGGGGTAAGATTAATGCTGGGCAGTTATTTATCTGTAACCGACAGGGATGGAAATTTTATATTTAAAAATATAATTCCAGGAAATTATTTTCTGGAAATAGACCGGTCAACGACTGAGATTAATGATATTCCCACTGTTGCTTTTCCAGCGGCAATTGCTCTTGCCAATAAGGAAAACACTTTTAATTTCGGGTTAACTACAGCAGCGACTGTACAGGGCTATATTCAATTTATAGAAACAGAGGACAAAAATCAAGCAGATTTTGCAGCACTACAGGAAAGAAAAAAGAAAAATAAAAAAGAGAGCATCGTGGTAGAAGCAATAGGTAATAATCAGACGTACCGAAAAATATGCTTTATAGGAGAAGATTTTGATTTTACTTATCTCAGGCCCGGGGACTGGACAGTTAAATTGTATCGAAACGGGCTTGATAAACGGTATAAAATTTCAACCGATACATTTCAGTTTACTTTACAACCTGCAGAAACAAAAAAATTAAACATCCACATAGTCAAGCAGCAAATAGAAATTAAGTTCCAACAGGAATCCTTGAAGGTAGGATATAATGAAATAAAAAATAAGAAATGATTCTAAAGCGCTCCCTTTTATTAACAACTTTTATGTTGTCCGGTTTATTGTATTCTCAGGCCAATGTTACTTTTACCTTACCATTGGTTACTTTAATGGATATCGAGCCTGCAGGAAGTATTGCTCTAAATTTTACAGCACCTACCGAAGCCGGAAATGCGCTTGGAAACCCCACACCCAATACTGCAAAATGGATCAATTATTCTTCTGCAATTGCTTCCGGGGGGCTTTCCAGAAGGATTACTGCATCTGCAAGTCCCGCTATTGCCGGGGTAAATATAAGGTTACAGGCAGCCGCCGCTTCCGGAGCAGGTGGAGGTACATTGGGAACATCGGCTGGACAGGTTACACTTACCAGCACGCCAACTACAATTATCAGCGGCATCGGAGGAGCCTATACGGGGAACGGAGCCAATAACGGACATCACCTTACAATTTCTCTGGTTCCCGGTACTTATGCCAATTTATCTGCACAAACCAATACCACTGTGACCATCGTTTATACTATCACAGAATAAAACAGAAGCATGAAAATGAATAACCAATTTCTCAGAGGGAATCTTCTAAAAAGATATCTGTACATTATTCTTATATTAGGCAGTAGCTATTTAGGAGCACAAACAGTAACGGTATCAGGAAACTGGGCTCCCACGATTCCAGCTATTACTGAAGCTGGCAATAATTATACAGGTACTTATGATAATACCAGCCCTAGTAGTCCCATAACAATTTCCGGAACATTACCCGGATCTTTCTTAAATCTTTTATCCAGTAATGGAGCTAAAATCACCATGCACCAAGCAATTACCGTCTGGAATAACTCTTTAGTACTTTCTGCAAAAAGAACAGGAGGAACCACTTCAATTAATGGCCTTTGTGTTGCCTGTACGGCGACGATCAATGGTGGTACTACATACACAGCCATCCCACAGGCAACGGATGTCACATTTGTAACAATAACTTTTGTTGGTCTTTTGGGCTTGGGCAATAGTGTCAACTTTTCAAATATAAATTTACAACTGCAGCTATCCGGTGTTTCTGT is part of the Chryseobacterium lactis genome and encodes:
- a CDS encoding SusC/RagA family TonB-linked outer membrane protein, whose translation is MKRTLATFAVFLLPLYFTAQEINISGNVKSENGSSVSGVNITDKNTGKTATTDENGNFTISANPRDILEFLSPEFSVYTVEVSSKRQYSVVLKKTNEKQIEGVVITALGIAKKKEKIGYSTQEVGTKQFETITTPSIGNLFSGQVSGLSVSNPTGMQQAPQFTLRGNSNLVFVIDGVIVEKEVFQNLDPNNIENINVLKGATASALYGSRGRYGAILITTKSAKKKGFSVEFSQNTMITGGFTNLPKTQTEYGNGSHGKYEFWDGADGGVNDGDMIWGPKFVPGLQIAQWNSPIRDKVTGQVIPWYGAVSGSQYNDKSRYERVPIDWKYHDNLSTFLKPAVINNNNFAISYRNDKDIYRLSGNFMNYDDRVPNSYLQKYGVNFSSENHFGDKFVFDTKFNFNQAFTPNIPNYDYNPSGHMYTILIWMGGDVDGKALKNHMWIPGQEGRQQANWNYAWYNNPWFGAEYYKNQNRTDIINAQTGLEYKATKDFSVKGKISIVENHSKTEILSPYSYFNYSAPRSGGYIVKDEKTWNLNYDVLATYKKKISENFDFTINAGASTFYYKNNKDERSTDGLKVPEVYSFENSIGALKNYTYLKEKLIYSAYSTIDIGLYNAFFINISGRNDWSSTLPKANRSYFYPSASISAVISNLVKMPEAVNMLKVSASWAKVAYDFQPYSTRNYYLNNKGITFNGNPTYYYPTTLNIENSLKPEQTKSYELGLSAGFLNNRITFDATYFRTLDYNNILQFPSAESSGFTSQYVNGNEYTTKGFELSLGLVPVKTSDFTWKALINWSTYEQKLTSIYDNMPNYNNIKLGERMDSYYDYQWQKSPDGKVILDAKSGMPTRANNQTNLGHFNPDWTFGINNSFKYKKFTLNIGIDGSIGGVMRSQVVEKMWWGGKHPNSVAYRDLEYANPGTYYFVPDGVNYNPATGLYTPHTKAISFQDWAQNYPYQARVTESESEEFANVFDRTFVKLRSVVLEYDFSYLLNPKGIVKSFTANISAYNLAMWKKSKNLYSDPDFQIRSGRTGDVTNDIQDPSSRWFGIGFNLKF
- a CDS encoding SusD/RagB family nutrient-binding outer membrane lipoprotein, which produces MKNNIFNMKGSGSKKTKRLLTAVFSAGILAMTSCESSLDTINENPNDQASIDPKYLLTFVAKDAFQVNGDNMYASRMMIGTDGENTYQYMKWNDASFEVYTKGLLNTVKMMQEAEKRKNKNYLAIGKFFRAYHFFNISLKVGSAPYSEAVKGESGITQAKYDSQDAIMAGILSELKEANDLINTTDTIEGDIIFNGDASKWKKLINSFRLKILITLSKKTTVGSYTIATEFASIAGSQPIMTSITDNGELKFVDAADSRYTMFNNSGYGSSLYMADYFINLFKDRHDPRLFTFASQTTGAKEAGKAITDFTAYNGGNPTSPYSDNADLIKAKNISKVNDRFYKDPTNEPSSVLSYPELEFILAEATARGWISGSAKTHYDNGIKGSFTFYQTYVKNPGQYFTGFDVNQYLATPLVVYDNSAPLQTQLEKIMTQKYMTMFHQSQWTSYYDYLRTGYPNYPLKAGVPAPFRFRYPQSEYNYNSNNLKAALATQYGGNDNINSKPWWLQ
- a CDS encoding phosphocholine-specific phospholipase C is translated as MNRREFLEKSSLLLAGLGTSSVLHPSILKALAIEPAALSTFYDAEHVVILMQENRSFDHAFGTLKGVRGFLDKRAFVKQDNHSVFFQKGNNGKYASPARLDLRNTKATWMSSLPHSWDNQQKALNKGKYDQWLQAKASGNKDYKDIPLTLGYYDREDLPFYYQLADAFTIFDQYFCSSLTGTTPNRLFHWTGTLREQQNGKVKANVYNDNIDYDKARQAKWKSFPEILEEQQVSWRIYQNEISLPKGMSGEQEAWLSNFTDNPIEWFSKYNVKFSKGYYQNIPNIIAYLKQEITKNPDRKERLEAMISELKEDQVKYHPDNYSKLSQEEKSLHEKAFTTNSNDPDYWNLEIGKDENGERLVVPKSDVLFQFRKDVEEKKLPLVSWLVAPEHFSDHPGSPWYGAWYISEVLNILTKDPEMWKKTIFIINYDENDGYFDHVLPFAPPMNPSQPVDLNGKEGVEYVDQSQQYMSDPSLKDYEKIEGTVGLGYRVPMIIASPWTKGGFVNSEVSDHTSVLQFLEKFITKKFNKNVHVDNISDWRRAICGDLTSAFNSPNVKAPKMDYLNQKDFAKTINAAKNKPVPNLKWYTENELNNQLLDIQERGIKPSNPLPYDFHVNMLEGKIRMTNLKDNGVPLLVYDRTKFNNGRYHFSYALYAKQDLSHVVDAGAYDYEVFGPNGFFRKFAGTASPELEVVLINNASKNQVELIFNNSKNSKISISIENLYEKTKKTVSLPKQEEKIAVDLSKNKGWYDLKITYESHIWHFAGRIETGKISVSDPHWA
- a CDS encoding WxL protein host-binding domain-containing protein, translating into MMKRVLILISLILQFCFLHAGIVVLNGLTHSYKVENGKVYKGKISIENTGSNPQNVKIFLQDFTYNANGTTSYTNLHTNNRTNGDWIKLNTNLVTLKGKEKSEILYEITVPDKAVDPGSYWSVVIVEPVEDIKPSDKKAGVNITSVIRYAIQVITDYDSEKAKPDLKFEGVKVEKQDQNQLVKIAIANQGNLYCRPTASIEIYNRKTGEKIGNFSSLPMGLLPQTSKSFDIDISKVPPGPYKAVIITTDEDENAFALNVELEVKND